From the Neobacillus sp. PS3-34 genome, the window GCTATTGGCGCTAATTTAGATCCAAGCCACTTATGGTGGCAGGGAATTGACCCGGTTGCCGCGATCAAAATTTTGGCCAAAGAAAATGCGATTCACCATTTTCATGCAAAAGACACATACATCGATCAGGAAAATGTAAACATGTATGGGTTAACAGATATGCAGCCATACGGTGAAGTGAGGACAAGGGCGTGGTCGTTCCGTTCGGTTGGCTGCGGACATAGCTTAAAGGAATGGTCTGACATGATGAGTGCACTCCGTACCTACGGCTACGATTATGTTGTTAGCATCGAGCATGAAGACCCGATCATGTCGATTGAAGAAGGCTTTAACCGTGCGGTAAATAATTTGAAAGCGGTCTTAATTGAACAGCCAGTTTCCCAGATGTGGTGGGTGTAGTAAGAAGGCGGTATCTGTATGAAATTTTTAAATAAACAGCTCGCCCAGGAAATCGTTGACCGGACGATGGCAATCATCGGACACAATATCAATGTCATGAATGATAAAGGAGTGATTATCGGTTCTGGGGATATAGAAAGAATCGATGATTTCCATGAAGGTGCACTTTTGGTCATCGACACAAAAGAGGGCATTGAGGTCAATGAGCAAAATAGGGGCATGCTTCATGGAGTTAAGCCCGGGATCAATCTGCCGATTACGTTTGAAAAAGAGGTAGTTGGCGTTGTGGGGATTACAGGTCCTCCCGATGAAATTCGCAGCTTTGGCGAGCTGATAAAGATGACTGCTGAAATTATTCTACAGCAGGCTGTTCTGATGGATCAGGTGCGCTGGGACGAACGCCTGAAGGAAGAGATTGTCAGCCAGATGATTCATGCGGAAGTGAAACCTGATGCGTTATTTTTTGAGCGTGCGAAACGGATTTCAATTGATATTCATATACCCAGGGTAGCACTTCTAATTAAATCAACTGACTGTCTGGCAGTTTTGAATCTGATTAAGGACAGCTTTGACCAAAATGACTTATTCCTTATGCAGTCAGATGCTGTTTTGATTTTGAAAAAAATCCATTTAAAAAATGAGTTGTGGAATCGAGAAGAAACATTGCATACAGCTGTTAAATGGCTGAAGCTTTTACAAAAAATGAAGGAGCCTGCCAGGATAGGAATTGGAGACTATCAGGCTGGGCTGGTCGGCATCTCAAAGTCCTATTTTCAAGCGAGGGCCACGGCTGAAGTGGGAATAAAATTAGACCCGTTGAAATTAATATATTTATTTGAGGATTATCGTTTACCGGTTTTTCTTTTGGATGCAGCCCAAAATGGGATTGAGCAAAAGCTGACTCCTTATTATGCTGAAATCACAAAGCACGATAAAAAAGGCGAGCTCATCGAAACACTGCAGGCTTATATAGAAGAGAACGGTGAGATCAATACTGTATCCCAAAAATTATTCATTCACCGTAATACGCTTCGCTACAGGCTAGACCGGATTACGGAAATTACGGGCAAGGATCCGCGGAAGGTGAAGGATTTGCTCGACTTATATCTCGCCTTATTATATTCTAAAATCCATTAATTGTGCATTTGCACAAAAGGTCCAGTAATTTAGGGACCTTTTTTTGATGTTCTGAATAAAGAAATTATCGCGGAAAACGCTTACAATTTGTAGATATCACAGGTGAAAAGGAGGCATACATATGGATATTCAAGTAAGCGCTTTCGGGGCGATTTGTGCTCTTGTCATTGCGATTATTCTCATTTTGAAGAAGGTCTCTCCTGCCTACGGGATGATTGCCGGAGCGTTAGTCGGCGGTTTAATCGGGGGTGTGGATATTACAAATACCGTTACCTTAATGATGGAGGGTGCGAAAGGCATTATTCCAGCCGTATTAAGGATTCTGGCAGCAGGGGTTTTGGCTGGTGTCCTAATTGAATCAGGAGCCGCAGCCGTCATTGCTGAAACGATAGTAAAAAAACTCGGTGAAACTAGGGCATTGCTCGCATTGGCAGTTGCCACGCTGATTTTAACCGCAGTTGGTGTTTTCATTGATGTTGCCGTTATTACTGTATCACCGATTGCTCTTGCGATTGCCAAGAGAGCAGGGATTTCGAAAACAGCGATTTTGCTTGCGATGATTGGCGGAGGAAAGGCAGGCAACCTGATGTCACCAAACCCGAATGCGATTGCTGCATCCGATGCTTTTAAAATACCGTTAACGTCTATCATGGCAGCGGGTATCATCCCGGCTATATTCGGACTGGCATTAACTTATTTTGTCGCGAAAAAGCTTGTCAACAAAGGCAGTAAGGTCGAAGCTAAAGAGATTGAAAACACTGTTACAGGCAAGCTTCCGTTATTTTTGCCAGCGATTGTTGCACCTTTGGTTACGATTATCCTGCTTGCCCTTCGTCCATTATTCGATATTGCGATTGACCCGATGCTTGCATTGCCAATCGGGGGTATAGCCGGTGCGCTTGTAATGGGACGAGGAAAACACATCAACCATTATGCTGTCTCAGGACTTGGGAAAATGTCAGGCGTGGCAATCATGCTGCTTGGAACAGGTACTTTGGCTGGAATTATTGCGAATTCCGGACTAAAAGATGTGGTGATTGATAGTTTAAATGCCTTAGGGCTTCCTGGATATGTATTGGCACCAGTATCGGGTATCTTCATGTCAGCGGCTACTGCTTCAACAACTGCAGGTACGGCAGTTGCGAGCCAAGTATTTGGGGCGACGATTCTGCAAATGGGCGTTTCAGCACTGGCTGGTGCAGCCATGATCCATGCAGGTGCGACCGTTCTTGACCACCTGCCGCACGGAAGCTTCTTCCATGCAACAGGCGGAAGCGTCAATATGGAAATTAAAGAACGCTTAAAAGTGATTCCTTACGAAACGTTAATCGGTTTAACGATGGCAA encodes:
- a CDS encoding SLC13 family permease, giving the protein MDIQVSAFGAICALVIAIILILKKVSPAYGMIAGALVGGLIGGVDITNTVTLMMEGAKGIIPAVLRILAAGVLAGVLIESGAAAVIAETIVKKLGETRALLALAVATLILTAVGVFIDVAVITVSPIALAIAKRAGISKTAILLAMIGGGKAGNLMSPNPNAIAASDAFKIPLTSIMAAGIIPAIFGLALTYFVAKKLVNKGSKVEAKEIENTVTGKLPLFLPAIVAPLVTIILLALRPLFDIAIDPMLALPIGGIAGALVMGRGKHINHYAVSGLGKMSGVAIMLLGTGTLAGIIANSGLKDVVIDSLNALGLPGYVLAPVSGIFMSAATASTTAGTAVASQVFGATILQMGVSALAGAAMIHAGATVLDHLPHGSFFHATGGSVNMEIKERLKVIPYETLIGLTMAIISTIIFGVFKLFG
- a CDS encoding sugar diacid recognition domain-containing protein; protein product: MKFLNKQLAQEIVDRTMAIIGHNINVMNDKGVIIGSGDIERIDDFHEGALLVIDTKEGIEVNEQNRGMLHGVKPGINLPITFEKEVVGVVGITGPPDEIRSFGELIKMTAEIILQQAVLMDQVRWDERLKEEIVSQMIHAEVKPDALFFERAKRISIDIHIPRVALLIKSTDCLAVLNLIKDSFDQNDLFLMQSDAVLILKKIHLKNELWNREETLHTAVKWLKLLQKMKEPARIGIGDYQAGLVGISKSYFQARATAEVGIKLDPLKLIYLFEDYRLPVFLLDAAQNGIEQKLTPYYAEITKHDKKGELIETLQAYIEENGEINTVSQKLFIHRNTLRYRLDRITEITGKDPRKVKDLLDLYLALLYSKIH